GTAATCCTGTCTTTTTCGACGATATGGAATCCGGCACAAACGGATGGACACATTCAGGCGAGCAGGACCAATGGCATCTCTCCACACGCCGGGCCGCTTCGCCGACGCAGGCATGGTACTGCGGTCTGGAAGGTGCAGGGCAGTACAGTTCAAATCAGAATGCTACGCTGACTTCACCGCCTATTCTGCTTGGAAATAACGCAGTTCTGACGTTTTCGCATTGGTTCCAGCTTGAATCGGGATTTGATTTCGGATTTGTCGAAGTGTTTGACGGCACGGGCGCGCAATTGGTTGCCGGTCCGTTTACCGGCAGCAACGGAGCCTTCCAAACAGTCAGCGTATCGCTTGCGCAGTTTCCTGCAGGGAGCCTCGTGAACATTCGCTTCAGACAGACAAGCGACGGAGCGCTCGTGCAGGAAGGCTGGTATGTTGATGACGTATTCGTCGGCCCGCCGCCTAACATTGACGCCGCTCCGGCCGCGATTTCAGTTGCAGTGGACACAACGTCCGTGGAAGAAGAAATTATTCTTGTCGGAAACACCGGAGGCTCCGACCTTGTGTACTCGGTGCTGTTTCAAAATGGAACCGCGATTGCAGACACTGGCGGACCTGACGCATTCGGCTACAGGTGGCAGGATTCCGATGACCAATGCGGGCCAATCTATTCCTGGTTGCCCATTGGTGCCCTTGGCACTCCGATAACCTGGGTGGACGGCGAAGGCGATATGGTACGCGGTCCATACGCGCTGCCGTTCGAGTTTCCGTTCTATGGACAAATGTATGACGACATCTGGGTGAGCGCGAACGGTTGGATTAGTTTTGCCGACAGCATCAATGAAACTTTCACAAATACGGCATTGCCAAACGCGAGTGCCGCCGGCGCAGCTATTTTTGCGTGGTGGGACGATTTGAAACCGCAACTGGCGGGAACAAACGTCCGGTTCTGGACAAACGGTGCAGACTCGGCCGCGGTGCATTACGAAAACGTTAGAGCCGGAACTGCTCCAAATCAGGGGACTTATAATTTCCAGATTCTGTTAACGGCGCGCGGCGAGGCGAGAGTGTTCTATGGTAATATGGGAACCATTCGATTGCAGAGCGCAACGATTGGAATTCAGAATGCCGAGAAGACAGTCGGACTTACTGTGCTGTCAAATCAGGCCGGAATCGGGAACTTCGAATCGCGCAGGTTTGCTCTCGGACCGCGGTGGGTATCCGTGCTACCAGTGAGCGGCATTGTCGAGCCGGCCGGAGTGGACACCCTCAGACTGAGTTTTCTTGGACGAGAATTGTGCGGTGACCCGAGCCTGAGCGGGCTGGTGATTCGTTCAAACGATCAAGAAACGCCGGAACTAATCATCCCCATTGACGCGACGCCCGGTTTACCGCTCGCAGCTCCGTCGGACTTAACAATTTTCCCCTCCGGAAACGACGTAGAATTACGCTGGAATGCGGTGCCCGGTGCAGCCGCATACAGAGTTGAATTCTTCTTTGAACTGGGAGGACTTCCGACCATAGTCGGTGAGCCTGTGACCAATTATTTCCTTCACACCAATGCGCTGGATGTGTCGCTTGGTTATTATCAAGTCAGAGCACTGCCGTAGAGGAGCCGTGATTCTTGCCCAACAGTAACACTGCCTATCTGACACTCCTGATACTTCTCGCACTGGCTGTCATCCCGGCAAATGGTGCGACGCGGCGCCCCGCATGGGCGAAGCACTCCATGATTGCTTCGGCGGACTCCAATGCGACCCGGGCTGGACTTCAAATTCTTGAGGCAGGCGGTAACGCGGTTGACGCCGCCTGCGCAGTAGCGATGGCGCTTGGTGTGACCGAGGGCTATTCGAGCGGAATCGGTGGAGGATGTTTTATCGTCCTCCATATGGCAGACGGGAGGCAGGTTGCGATTGACGGCAGAGAAGTAGCGCCGGCCAGGGCTTCACGCTTGATGTTTGTGCCGCGCAAGCAAGCTGACCGGACGGATTTAAGTCTGTATTCAACTCTGGCGGCCGGAGTTCCCGGACAGGTTGCCGCGCTTGACCTTGCCGTGCGCGATTATGGCACGATGACGTTTGAGGAACTCCTTGCTCCGGCCATTGCTCTGGCAGACACAGGATTTATTCTGGACGATTACTACGCCAGCGTTATTGAAAGATACGCGACGCGGTTTATGCTGGATCCTGCTTCGTCTTTGATCTACTTTGACGAGACCGGCAAACAGTTGGCTGCGGGGGAGAGGCTGGTGCAGAAAGACCTTGCCGCAACGCTGCGAAGAATGGCCGAGCATGGGGCGCAGGAATTCTACACCGGAGAAACGGCCGAACTCATCGCTGAGTTCATGCGGAAGTCAGGCGGACTTATCAGCACGGCGGACTTAGCCAACTATCGTCCGGCCTTACTCGAACCGGTTCGAGGGACCTATCGAGGATTTGAAGTCATCTCGATGCCGCCGCCGAGTTCGGGCGGGATTCATTTGATTCAGATTCTCAATCTTCTCGAAGGCTTTCCGCTTGGCTTTCTTGGTGCGGGGTCCTCTGAGTCACTGCATCTGATTGCGGAAAGCATGTGCCTCGCCTTTGCCGACCGTGCCGAGTTTCTTGGCGACCCGGCATTTACGCCGGTTCCCACCAAGGCGCTCATCAGCAAGACGTACGCTGACTCCCTGCGCGGCAAGGTTTCGCGCACGCGGCACGCCCCTAAGCCAGACCCGGGAGATCCGTGGAAGTTTGAGTCCCTGATTAATCATCATACGACTCACTTTTGTGTGGTTGACGAATTTGGCAATGCGGCCTCGGTTACGGCAACGGTCAACACGCCGTTTGCCACATGCATCACCGTCCCCGGGACGGGCATCCTTCTCAACAATGAAATGGATGACTTCGTAACCGAACCGGGCAAGGCAAATTTCTTCGGACTTGTCGGTAAA
This region of bacterium genomic DNA includes:
- the ggt gene encoding gamma-glutamyltransferase yields the protein MPNSNTAYLTLLILLALAVIPANGATRRPAWAKHSMIASADSNATRAGLQILEAGGNAVDAACAVAMALGVTEGYSSGIGGGCFIVLHMADGRQVAIDGREVAPARASRLMFVPRKQADRTDLSLYSTLAAGVPGQVAALDLAVRDYGTMTFEELLAPAIALADTGFILDDYYASVIERYATRFMLDPASSLIYFDETGKQLAAGERLVQKDLAATLRRMAEHGAQEFYTGETAELIAEFMRKSGGLISTADLANYRPALLEPVRGTYRGFEVISMPPPSSGGIHLIQILNLLEGFPLGFLGAGSSESLHLIAESMCLAFADRAEFLGDPAFTPVPTKALISKTYADSLRGKVSRTRHAPKPDPGDPWKFESLINHHTTHFCVVDEFGNAASVTATVNTPFATCITVPGTGILLNNEMDDFVTEPGKANFFGLVGKAVNEIEPGKKPLSSMSPTIVLKDGQPFILAGGAGGPRIISATLLTIVNSIDYGMDIQAALDYPRIHQQWIPDRLVMEPEHTQDVRAGLEQRGHAVEVGPARSRVQAIQADTIRGGWYGAADSRGIGAALGQ